The sequence below is a genomic window from Bacteroidales bacterium.
GATCAGAATTTTCCCGGTCGATCCCGCTACCCGTTAAGAGATTATCATCACCCAGAGGAATATAAACCGTTACATCGTTCTCATTCTTATACTCAAAATTAGCCACAAAGTAACCGGGTGAAAGCTCTTCGATACAATTCAGCACCGGCTTTACGGCCCGGGTACCCGGACCATAGGGATTGACATACAGGGTTCCCGTTTCGTAGGTATAGTAATAGTTGCCATTCGAGGGAACCGGTGTCACCGTATAGGTCCCGGCAGACTCCTCCGAGGAGGGATCATAGGCCGCGCCATCTGCGTCCCTAAGGACCGTATAGCCCTCATTGCCCGCATCGCCCGGAATCCAGCCATTGTAAATAAAAGCAAATACCGGCAGGGGATCTCCCTCCATGATATACAGGATGGATTCATAGGGAGTTACGCTGACTTCTCTCGGGGTAATTTCTGCGCTTGTTTCCGCACTAAAATTGGCCAGGTAGTTGTCCGCATCGGTCCCGGAGGCAGACACATTGGCCGTATAATTTCCTGCGTTGGCCCCGGAAAGCGAGAGACCAAGGACGGTCACATTCTTCAGTTCGCCCACCTGTTTGTCCTCAAACAGGGCAGAAGAATAGCTAATATCCAGCTCGCCACCTGCCAGCCGGTTATCGGAAAGGGTAACTTCAGCAGCCCTGGTTCCGTCGTATACTTTGTTTGAGGCCGATACCCGGATGATCAGGGATGCCGGATCAATGGTAAAGATTGCTGAATCGTACCGGATGGAATAATTTTCACCGGCAGTTACACTCCCCTGCAAAATCGCGTACTCCCCTGCAAAATCGCCTTCCTCACGGATCAAAGCACCCACGATGGTGTCCTCCCCCAGCAATCCGGACTCCTGGTATGTCAGGCCGGGATCATCACCGCCATAGGTCTTGCTTTTATCATCCGCCATTATGGTCAGATCGGCCGGATCAATAGTCAGTGTTCCCAGTCCGTAGGATATCTCAAAGTTATTGGAAACAAAAGTTCCCGGGACAATCCAGTGCCGGCCAACGGTGGTGCCGGTTATAAAACTTATGGGAGTGAAGCCCACATTTTCAGTGGTATCCCCAATTTCGGTAGCATCAAACACCAGGATGCTGTTGCTATTATCATTAATGGTAGATTCGTTGACCAGGGCAGTGCCCCTGAGGCTCAAAGGACTTCCGTTGACCAGGGCGGTTCCCCGAACATAGTTCAGTCCGTTGACCAGGGCAACTCCCCTGAGCATGGTCACCCCATTGACCAGGGCCACACCACGGATCACGGGGATCCCGTTGACCAGGGCCACACCGCGAACCAGTCCGATTTCATTGCTTAACGCAGCGGTATGCTCATTTTGAACCATCTGCAAAAGAGAGTCCGGACTCGTAATCAAAACCGAAGAATCACCTATCTGGTATAGGAACCGGAATCCTTCAGCAGGCAACTTTTCTCCATAGACTAAACGGGTATCCACCGGAGTAATGGTCAAAGCAAGTTTTTCTATGGTCAGACTGCCGTTTACAAATTCCAGGATAAACCTTTCGGATATGGAAAGATCTATCTCGGCCGGATTGGCCGTATCCGCCTCCGGAAACAGCGCAGGAATAATAATATACTGGCCTGCATCTGAATTATCACCGGCCGGCACCGCATAGGAGAGGTCCGATAAACGGTCGGCTTCATCCTGCAGCATGACTCCGCCAGATACAGCTTCTTCAAGCGTCAAGCTGTCTTCATCGACCGTCACCACCATGAATTGCGCCGTGTACAGTTTATCGTCCAGTGCTTCTCCATATTTTTTGGTTTGATTATTGGCCGTAATGATCACTCTTTGTTTAAGCGGATCGGAAAAATATACCTCTTCCGAGAAACCGCCATCCACCTGGCTTTCAGAGATGGGGGGCGTATAGACCTGGATCCCGGGATTCCCGATAAACCCTCCGTGAACAACGGAAATCGTACTCTCGTCCACCACTACAACACCGGTATCCAGTGCTTCGCCCCTGAACCATACCTGGGTCGAATCGGTGAAGAAATCACCGGTTATAGTAAAGGAGAAGGGAGTGATTTCCGTACCGGGCACTCCACCTTCAGAAGCCAGAATCAGGTTTTCCACATAAGGAGATGGGTTTGCAAAGGACATAATCGCCTTATGAGCCTGGATAAAACCCGAACCTGATACCAGGTCCACTCCCGGATCATCTCCATCGATAGCCGTCTCCTTCAGCAGGGCCCTGATCGTTTCAGGATTCACCAGACTGACTGAGTCAAACTTCAGTTTTGCTTCCATGATCAGTGCCGCAACACCTGCTGTATGCGGTGATGCAGCCGAAGTTCCAAAGAAATTGGGAAACAGGGTATCCGGGTCGATGCTACTGTTCCAGTCCCCGTTACCCAGATCGACGGTGGTGTTGACTCCGTTTGGAGCGGTGATATCCGGTTTGTCACGGACCACTCCGTTTACCGGTGTACCTCCTACCGACGAAAAGGACATGATTACGGGTACCGGATATTCCTCCGGATTATAAGTCGGATTCTTGTCGAAGCGAACGGCCCCCACAGAGATGGCTCCAGCCGCATTGGGGTGCCCCACGATGGTGGATGAACCGCCTTCCCCATACTCAAGCATTTGGAACTGCGATCCTCCGCGGAACAGGATGTATTTGAAATGAACCGGCACCTCACCGGCGGCCCTGGCGATGACCACATTGGCCGTGACACTGTCGCCCACCACCGAAAACGGGACCACCTCTATGGGGAAGCCTCCCACATTTTCCCGGTTGAAACCCAAAAGAGAAAACCCGATATCATCGGAAAGAAAAATATCCAGGTCGGTGGTGGTGGTATTCATGGTGGGATCCGAATGATCGTCCCATTGAAGCACCAGGGTATATTCCCCCTCAGGAAGCAGAACACTCTGAAAGATATCTCCGCCATCAAAATCATGGGCCGTCCCGTTAATGGTCGATGGCGCTTCAGCGGAACTGAAATCAGCTTCATAAGAGGCCCTTCCAAAATTTCCTGCCGAGGAGAAAAATGTAACTCCTTCGCTTACGACAGAATCAATGGTAACAGAGATCACCCCATCACGGAAAAAAGGCTCGGTGATATAGGAAAGATCGTCTACGATCACATCGGATCCGGCATTGGCCAGTTCCCTGATACCCAGAGCCATGTCCAGCTCGCCCAGGTAGCCGGTCCGGAATGCCAGTTCAGCGCCCGGGGCAATATCATGAACGATCTGCAACATGGCCCTGCCCTCATCGGAAAGGACCCCGTGGGAGGGAACAATGTCTTTGAGCACCTCCACCTCCCGGGTGTATCCTTTCGGGTTACCCAGGCCGGGCAGATCGCCGTTGCTTACATCATTATTTGCTTTGAGCCGGGTATTGTAACTGTTTGAAAGCACCCCGATTTTCACCCCGGAGCCGTCGATATCAAAACCCAGACGAGCAAAATCGGAGTGCATGGCAAAATCGCCCTGGCTTTTCGTGAGGCCGGTAGCCGGAACAATGTAATTGCTTACGCCCGGATAGACGGGACGGGCATAATAAAGCGCCGTAAAAAAATTCAGTTCACTCAGGTCGC
It includes:
- a CDS encoding MBG domain-containing protein; translation: MLYSLDSLGFDLLTEDPLLSRATGWVEIGDLSELNFFTALYYARPVYPGVSNYIVPATGLTKSQGDFAMHSDFARLGFDIDGSGVKIGVLSNSYNTRLKANNDVSNGDLPGLGNPKGYTREVEVLKDIVPSHGVLSDEGRAMLQIVHDIAPGAELAFRTGYLGELDMALGIRELANAGSDVIVDDLSYITEPFFRDGVISVTIDSVVSEGVTFFSSAGNFGRASYEADFSSAEAPSTINGTAHDFDGGDIFQSVLLPEGEYTLVLQWDDHSDPTMNTTTTDLDIFLSDDIGFSLLGFNRENVGGFPIEVVPFSVVGDSVTANVVIARAAGEVPVHFKYILFRGGSQFQMLEYGEGGSSTIVGHPNAAGAISVGAVRFDKNPTYNPEEYPVPVIMSFSSVGGTPVNGVVRDKPDITAPNGVNTTVDLGNGDWNSSIDPDTLFPNFFGTSAASPHTAGVAALIMEAKLKFDSVSLVNPETIRALLKETAIDGDDPGVDLVSGSGFIQAHKAIMSFANPSPYVENLILASEGGVPGTEITPFSFTITGDFFTDSTQVWFRGEALDTGVVVVDESTISVVHGGFIGNPGIQVYTPPISESQVDGGFSEEVYFSDPLKQRVIITANNQTKKYGEALDDKLYTAQFMVVTVDEDSLTLEEAVSGGVMLQDEADRLSDLSYAVPAGDNSDAGQYIIIPALFPEADTANPAEIDLSISERFILEFVNGSLTIEKLALTITPVDTRLVYGEKLPAEGFRFLYQIGDSSVLITSPDSLLQMVQNEHTAALSNEIGLVRGVALVNGIPVIRGVALVNGVTMLRGVALVNGLNYVRGTALVNGSPLSLRGTALVNESTINDNSNSILVFDATEIGDTTENVGFTPISFITGTTVGRHWIVPGTFVSNNFEISYGLGTLTIDPADLTIMADDKSKTYGGDDPGLTYQESGLLGEDTIVGALIREEGDFAGEYAILQGSVTAGENYSIRYDSAIFTIDPASLIIRVSASNKVYDGTRAAEVTLSDNRLAGGELDISYSSALFEDKQVGELKNVTVLGLSLSGANAGNYTANVSASGTDADNYLANFSAETSAEITPREVSVTPYESILYIMEGDPLPVFAFIYNGWIPGDAGNEGYTVLRDADGAAYDPSSEESAGTYTVTPVPSNGNYYYTYETGTLYVNPYGPGTRAVKPVLNCIEELSPGYFVANFEYKNENDVTVYIPLGDDNLLTGSGIDRENSDPVPSMFNPGGGSFRVFFDGTELSWTVNSRDGDQKVSNAANANSSSTKCKNNQKSAAVSSGIQEEPPAGDELLAYPNPVTSKVYLSMKDIQNYKMVSLYDFSGRSFPITSIDKRNDKLEIDMEQLSAGHYLIRIVMEDGPRVVQIDKK